Proteins co-encoded in one Neoarius graeffei isolate fNeoGra1 chromosome 11, fNeoGra1.pri, whole genome shotgun sequence genomic window:
- the LOC132893662 gene encoding probable rRNA-processing protein EBP2, translated as MWAVEADPQWGAESEQEDCELSDGKLQEAFVKGLLKPGMNIPLEEPKQTVNNMEGLKKCLAEFKKNLAWVERLDLTTPPTIDVMAKVEGRAEPSQGGAEVNTDDDFQREMHFYRQAQATVLEALPKLQKLQIPTKRLEDYFAEMAKSDQHMQKIRKKLIQKQMVMERSEKAKKLREQRKFGKKVQVEVLQKRQKEKKSMMMAVKKYQKGMTDKLDFLEGDSEGKKAAAPSKPHLNKEGLNAKRTYKDSKFGFGSKKKGSKWNTRSAPSWDEQ; from the coding sequence ATGTGGGCTGTAGAAGCGGATCCTCAGTGGGGAGCGGAGTCTGAACAGGAGGACTGTGAGCTCTCAGATGGAAAGCTTCAAGAAGCTTTCGTCAAAGGACTCCTGAAACCCGGCATGAACATTCCTTTAGAAGAACCTAAACAAACCGTGAACAACATGGAGGGTTTGAAGAAATGCCTGGCGGAGTTTAAGAAGAATCTGGCCTGGGTGGAGAGGCTGGACCTCACCACTCCGCCCACCATCGACGTCATGGCTAAAGTGGAGGGGAGGGCGGAGCCGAGCCAGGGCGGAGCTGAGGTCAACACAGATGATGATTTTCAGAGGGAGATGCACTTTTATCGACAGGCCCAGGCGACTGTTCTCGAGGCGCTACCCAAGTTACAGAAGTTACAGATTCCTACAAAACGGCTGGAGGATTATTTTGCGGAGATGGCCAAATCAGATCAGCACATGCAGAAGATCAGGAAGAAGCTGATCCAGAAGCAGATGGTGATGGAGAGATCTGAGAAAGCCAAGAAGCTGAGAGAACAGAGGAAGTtcggcaagaaggtccaggtggaGGTTCTGCAGAAGAGGCAGAAGGAGAAGAAATCCATGATGATGGCGGTGAAGAAATATCAGAAAGGTATGACTGATAAACTGGACTTCCTGGAAGGAGACAGTGAGGGGAAGAAAGCAGCAGCACCGTCCAAACCACACCTTAACAAGGAAGGCCTGAACGCCAAGAGGACGTACAAGGACTCGAAGTTTGGCTTCGGCAGCAAAAAGAAAGGCTCCAAGTGGAACACGAGATCCGCACCATCCTGGGACGAACAGTGA